DNA sequence from the Oryza brachyantha chromosome 5, ObraRS2, whole genome shotgun sequence genome:
TACAGAGAGTTTAAATATACTCCTCTAACCTAACCAACTACAGAGATCAATAACCTATTAGGCTAGTAGATTGAAGTCATGGGCTATCATCGAGGCCACTACTTGAACCTTgaatatataacaaaatttgTCCTAACAAAGACGTCTCATGTTGAAAAGTAGGGAAGTTACAACAAACTCCATACAACCAATAACACGTGCATAGGCAACAATTCAAGAACTAAGAATCTGAGATGGAACTGGAATCAAACAGAGGTCTTCTTTATGGAAAAACTGGCATTTACAACACCAACTGATTCGCAAAGTTAGCAGAAACGAAGTCAATGAGTCGAAACAAGAACTCGGCCGGCCAATACATACACCGACTAATATAGGGCGGATAGCCGTCTCATTATACAGATTACAGAGTACTAAAACAGATAGTGAGATAGATATACAAGAGCTTGTTAGTCCAGTAAACTTTCGGGTTAGTCGATCGATCCTTCCCCATCTTCCATGAGTCAGCATACCTAATGATGTTGACCAATGGCCCCTGAAGAAGAGCTGTAAATGAAGTTGAAGCACCCTTCCTTGTCTTCCGGTCTTGGGGATGCATGCCAAGTACTTCACTTCAATGAGGCTCGCTGGCTCGCTGACTCACATAAGGTCGGAATCCGATgtatgaaataaaattataccaTCCATTCAACCATCAGAAATGAATACTAAGGATCATTGTGGTATTATTCCACACAATCGAGCTCGCCCAGGGTTAAGCAATGATTCTGACATTATCCATCCCTGTGAAACAGAAAAGTGAGTCGTTAAGCATgtcatgctttttttttttcttattcacTAGTAGTTCATCCTAGCCCAGGTACAAAATGCTAACGAGTAATGACAAATGCAGTTAGGTTTCACCTGTTCTCTCGCTTTCTTCTTGAAAACTCCATATGATGAAGTGACAATCTTACAAGATTCTGCGATGTGTGGTATAAAGTCCATGTTCAGCGGGTTTGCATTTTGGTATGACCGATTGGAGTTCATCCGCTTCCGAGCATTCAAGTTAGCATGTGATGCATTAATAAAATGTAGTAATACATGTGCCTGTAAATCAAAACACATTTGAGTAGGATGATATAatgcaaacaaatttgtcCAGTATGGTGTTCCCAAAGTTGTTAACTGTGTTACCAATGCTTACATGGAAAGCAGCTTTGAGAATATCATCTGGCTTTGCTTGGTCCTTGAGCAAAGCATATACCTTGTCCTTTATTGGGTTATATGTAACAATGTACCTCTCATCCTGCAATTAATATGTATCAACTTCAAATGCCAATCTTCGATTGTGCTAATGAAGGAAAGGAACAGCCTAAGGACAACACTGATGACATCATTGAGACAGTACCTCAAACAAAGGCCTTATGGCAACAAAAGAAGCAGGTTCCTGAAATGCCTCTCCGAATCTTGATCCTATAAAATCAAACTCAATTATCAAAAGGCTCTAGAATCCAGATGCATGAACAAATACATACACATCTTTAATCATAGATACAAACCTATTGCAACTGGTTGATGCTGCCATGGTGGATTAAATATTGTCTCCTGTGAGTTTCCTTCTTTCAATGAGGGAACATGTCCTGCATCAATAGATATCGAGAATTCTAATATTAGACTGGATACTGCAACCTTTCAcggaattatatttttctaaatgaaTAGAGTTCTTTGCAATATGTTGCTTAGGAAATTCCACATTTTATCCGAATAATATGTGCAGATTGAATATTGATAAATGTCTTCAAGTATATTTGATGTTCACACTCAAATCTATCCATGGTATCCAGAACACTTGGTGCATCATCTGAAATTCCTAAGGATGACTACATTGTATTTCAAGGTGCAACAGTTTACACAACTACAAACTTTTCTCCTACTGCAAACTACAAAGTCCGAAGGATTCTAGATTTCAAAGTTGGCATACCTGTCTTAATGAAGGAATCCACTGCCACAGTAAATCTTGCCCTGTTTAGAGTGTTCAGCACAACAGATCTCACCTGAgaatacatataatatatgcTTGGTTAGCTGGAAACTTTATCAGAATGATTTAATCAGAAAGTTTGAAAGCAAACCTCATGGTATGAACTAAGGAGATAGCCACAAGACAAGAAGGCAAATGAAGTCACCAATGATGGATTCCTCTTAGAAATTAAAATGCTCAAACCAGTTCCCAACTTCGCACATAAAAAGGCAATAAAGAGAAATATCAGTGAATTATTGAATACAAATATTCATACAAGTGCAGTACTGAATGAGCATACTATTAACATAAATGATGCCAGCAGAAGATAAATTGCATGTATATTTACCAGACCAATATAAGAAACAAAATGCAAAAGGTAAATGATTACCAGATCAGCGATGTTCCCAACACTTTCTCCTTTCGCAGTGACATCTCCAATATTTTCTCCTTTTGCATATGCCTTGTAGATTGGTGTACGGGTGGAGGTTGATGTAACAGCAGCAACATTCTGAATGTACCAGTTCCAAGTAAATAATTTTGATTACATTTGCATGTACAGAAAGGTTTGTTGCAGTCACTTTCATCAAACAAGCAATATTAATGTCAGAACTAGTCATAGTAAGTCACAAGGTCAAACCTTAACAACATTTGCGATGCAAGCCATAGGTAGGAAAAGTTGGGGGAAAGCTGCAGTAGCTAACTCTATCCCAGCTCCTAGCTCCATCAAGAGATCGCCAGAAAAGCGGAGCTAAAATGGAAGTGCTCTCAGTCAGTTCTTTgcataaagaaaagaaatctcAAAACCAGTTGCAAAATATTGATTGCAAATATTGCACCTGCTTTAGGTCATAGTCAAATTTCTTCCCTTGCCGtgcaaaaatcatttttccaACACGGCCAGCACCATCCTGTCGTAATGAAACAACTTTAGCCATCAGAGAATACCAAGATCACCAAAAGTTAATgtgagaaaaaactaaatcatACTGAGGAGGTCACTGATGAGCACTAAGGCACTACATGTTAGCTAGGCAGGTAGCAGGGAGACAACTAGTCAGAGGGCACTGGTATGTTTAGCTGGCCAGCCAGGCAGGATGATGAAGGGTGTGGTAGAAGGGCGACACCTAGCTCTTTGTTAGACATGAATGCTAGGATGATACAATCGCAGGGATATCATTATTATGCTTATCACACTAGTTTGTTAGCTATTCTAGGACAGGACATTCTTATTCTCTAGATTATTCTAGACAAAACCAATTTTACCTTGAGTATCCAGTTAATAGCCACAGCACCAGATGTAGCCCTACTTTGAGCAACTCCAAGTGAGTTTAGCAAGGTTCTTGTTGTAAACACGCCCATTGCTCCACCAAAGAAGTGCTAAAAAGAGATAGAACTGGATTTAGCAAGATATATTCAACAGAGTCAACAATGATGAAAATCAAGTCATGTCCATAAAATATACCTTCAATGCTCTCCATGACATGTATGGGACATATGAAGGAGTGACACTATCTGGAAAGCCTTCAGGCACAACATATGACCTAATGAAGGACATTATTTCCTGCAACAGAAAAGCTTAATAATCAATTCGTAGTTCATCAATCATCGCCATGTCATCCAGAAGATCAAAGTTGATGCACCTAATGTTATATAGAACAAACTAGTGGAACATGACAGTTGGCACCAAAAGATTACAGAAGAAATCGGTGCTGTCAAGAACCATCCAACAAACAAGTAGCTCTAATGAGTCACAGACTCACAGGCATCTCTTTTCCAAATATTGCAACATAGCTTCAACAGCTAAGGGCCTCGACTAGATACCCATAAATCAAGCACTTGCAGTCCCAGAACGAGACAGGTGCTCGCACAAAATGAATTTAGTTCActtgaattaatttaaatcTGCAGACCCATAGTAAGCATCTGATCCTCTAATCCTCGAATTGAAAGGAAAAATCGATTCGTGCGCGACTCAGGTTGCAAAAatacatcaaaatataatccCCTCAATTTCACTAGTTGCCTCCACACAGCCAAAAAAcgcaaaaacaaaacatcatAGCGTTTTAATTCTGGGGTTGTTTTTAACAAACCAATACCACAACCTGCAATTCGGATCCAATTTTGCACTCGGGACCAACAATTCTGGGTCCAATTTTTCACTCAGGACAAGCATGGCCACAAATCTCACCCCCAACAAACACTGATAATCAAGCGCCAAATCCGCttaaaccatgattatccGTATCCCATCAAACCTGACTGCAAATCAGGAGATGTTGCAGCCCACGAACCTTAAATTTGCCACGGAGAAACGAACCAATCGCTCAAATTGTTTACATAGCCATAGAAAACGCATCATTCCAGTCAAAACCAGATCTCGCTACGGTCGAAGCTCGAAACCATGGAACCGAATCCTAATACCAGACACCACAAATGCACCAAATCCCCTCGAACCCTAGGACTCACCTCGacgggcggcagcggcgactgGAGCGGCACGGCCTTGAAGGTGACGCCCATCGGCAACGCGGACccgcccctccccctcccgccGACCCTCCCGGCCTTCCCGGGGGAGGCGCCCCCCTCCACCACGTagctccacctcctcccttCCACCTCCTCCATGCACAGGAACCCGTCCACCgcgaccgccggcgccgccctcggcGGGAGGGGgggcggcgtcgtcggggcCTGCGCCTCGGCCGCGGCCTCCCGCACGGCCACGCGCACCGCCTCCcgcacggccggcggcgccggcagcgtcACGgtctgcgtcgccgccgccgccggccgcttcaTCCCCATCGCCGGCGCCATGGCGGTGGGGAGTGggtgggcgccgccgcggcgagcgtgAGATTCAGATGTGCTTTGCGAGCGGATGCCGAAACTGCGAGGCGCTCGCCAAGGAGGGAGAAAAATCCCATTTTATaccggaggagagagagaaagcacAGCATTCTTCGTCAGTCACTGGAAAGTGGGGTCCACGTACgcagggcccacatgtcagtggcGTGGGGTTGCTGGTGGTCGGCTGCTGGTGCCAGCTGGGAGAATGGCTACGCGTACAACTGTGAGCTCCACGTCTCGACCGTGTGTGGCTCGCCGGTCCCACATGTCTGTCTCCTGCGTTGTAGGATTAATTGGAGGAGAAAATGGTTTTTGGTTACtacctatttttatttttattcgattttttttgtggCGTGAGACAAATCGtctattctttttttccaGATTTGTTCAACAGCTGGTGTCTTGCTGTTCAACAGAGCATGTCTTCCGTTcgataataattaaaataaaaagggtttgtcataatgtttttttttccttttaaaagGGCATTTTAGATGATCTGATCCTTGTGACCTGGCCGGTGCATTATCCTATCCTTGGAATTCCTGAGACGCATTGTTGTGTGATCTGCTGGACAGGATGTCAGGTTGGCCATGGTCGGAGCCAATTTCTGCAGTTCTGTAGGGGATAGAACCCACAAATCCATTTATGTAATGTTATTTCGTTTCGTTCCATGTTATAAGATTCGCTGGTATTGTTTAGATTTGTACATGTgctgataaatctagatatatatacaaaacatatacactaATACATTATTGACTCTAGATAAACTAACAAAGTACAGATGGTCT
Encoded proteins:
- the LOC102708338 gene encoding protein root UVB sensitive 6-like, with amino-acid sequence MAPAMGMKRPAAAATQTVTLPAPPAVREAVRVAVREAAAEAQAPTTPPPLPPRAAPAVAVDGFLCMEEVEGRRWSYVVEGGASPGKAGRVGGRGRGGSALPMGVTFKAVPLQSPLPPVEEIMSFIRSYVVPEGFPDSVTPSYVPYMSWRALKHFFGGAMGVFTTRTLLNSLGVAQSRATSGAVAINWILKDGAGRVGKMIFARQGKKFDYDLKQLRFSGDLLMELGAGIELATAAFPQLFLPMACIANVVKNVAAVTSTSTRTPIYKAYAKGENIGDVTAKGESVGNIADLLGTGLSILISKRNPSLVTSFAFLSCGYLLSSYHEVRSVVLNTLNRARFTVAVDSFIKTGHVPSLKEGNSQETIFNPPWQHQPVAIGSRFGEAFQEPASFVAIRPLFEDERYIVTYNPIKDKVYALLKDQAKPDDILKAAFHAHVLLHFINASHANLNARKRMNSNRSYQNANPLNMDFIPHIAESCKIVTSSYGVFKKKAREQGWIMSESLLNPGRARLCGIIPQ